A section of the Saccopteryx leptura isolate mSacLep1 chromosome 4, mSacLep1_pri_phased_curated, whole genome shotgun sequence genome encodes:
- the LOC136403160 gene encoding ketosamine-3-kinase isoform X2: MEELLRRELGTSSVKATGHSGGGCISQGQSYDTERGRVFVKVNPKAEAKRMFEGEMASLTAILKTGTVKVPQPIKVLDAPGGGSMLVMEHLDMKYLSSHAAKLGAQLADLHLENRRLGEVLQKESSIVGRGGGQVERPFIDQFGFDVVTCCGYLPQVNDWQKDWVSFYAQQRIQPQMDMVEKGSGDREALELWSAMQLKIPDLFLDLDIVPALLHGDLWGGNVAEDSSGPIIFDPASFYGHSEYELAIAGMFGGFSSSFYSAYHNKIPKAPGFEKRLKLYQLFHYLNHWNHFGSGYRGSSLNIMRNLINLTVMRNIDEWH; this comes from the exons ATGGAGGAGCTGCTGAGGCGGGAACTGGGCACAAGCTCCGTGAAGGCCACGGGTCACTCGGGGGGCGGGTGCATTAGCCAGGGCCAGAGTTACGACACGGAGAGAGGACGAGTGTTTGTGAAAGTGAACCCCAAGGCGGAG GCTAAAAGAATGTTTGAAGGTGAGATGGCAAGTTTAACTGCCATCCTGAAAACAGGCACAGTGAAAGTGCCCCAACCCATCAAGGTTCTTGATGCCCCAGGAGGTGGCAGTATGCTAGTGATGGAACATTTGGACATGAAGTATCTGAGCAG TCATGCTGCAAAGCTTGGAGCTCAGCTAGCAGATCTGCACCTAGAGAACAGGAGACTTGGAGAGGTGCTACAGAAGGAGTCCAGCATCGTGG GGAGAGGAGGTGGACAGGTGGAACGGCCTTTTATAGACCAGTTTGGGTTTGACGTGGTGACGTGCTGTGGATATCTTCCTCAG GTGAATGACTGGCAGAAAGACTGGGTCTCATTCTATGCCCAGCAGCGCATTCAGCCCCAAATGGACATGGTGGAAAAAGGGTCTGGGGACAGGGAGGCCCTTGAGCTCTGGTCTGCTATGCAG TTGAAGATCCCTGACCTGTTCCTTGATCTGGACATCGTCCCAGCCCTGCTCCATGGAGATCTTTGGGGAGGAAATGTAGCAGAGGATTCCTCTGGGCCCATCATTTTTGACCCAGCTTCTTTCTATGGCCACTCAGAGTATGAGCTGGCAATAGCCGGAATGTTTGGGGGCTTTAGTAGCTCCTTTTACTCTGCCTACCACAACAAGATCCCCAAGGCCCCTGGATTTGAGAAACGTCTGAAGTTGTATCAGCTTTTTCACTATTTGAACCACTGGAATCATTTTGGATCAGGGTATAGAGGGTCCTCTCTCAACATCATGAGGAATCTCATCAA TCTTACAGTGATGAGGAACATTGATGAATGGCATTGA
- the LOC136403160 gene encoding ketosamine-3-kinase isoform X3, with the protein MEELLRRELGTSSVKATGHSGGGCISQGQSYDTERGRVFVKVNPKAEAKRMFEGEMASLTAILKTGTVKVPQPIKVLDAPGGGSMLVMEHLDMKYLSSHAAKLGAQLADLHLENRRLGEVLQKESSIVGRGGGQVERPFIDQFGFDVVTCCGYLPQVNDWQKDWVSFYAQQRIQPQMDMVEKGSGDREALELWSAMQLKIPDLFLDLDIVPALLHGDLWGGNVAEDSSGPIIFDPASFYGHSEYELAIAGMFGGFSSSFYSAYHNKIPKAPGFEKRLKLYQLFHYLNHWNHFGSGYRGSSLNIMRNLIK; encoded by the exons ATGGAGGAGCTGCTGAGGCGGGAACTGGGCACAAGCTCCGTGAAGGCCACGGGTCACTCGGGGGGCGGGTGCATTAGCCAGGGCCAGAGTTACGACACGGAGAGAGGACGAGTGTTTGTGAAAGTGAACCCCAAGGCGGAG GCTAAAAGAATGTTTGAAGGTGAGATGGCAAGTTTAACTGCCATCCTGAAAACAGGCACAGTGAAAGTGCCCCAACCCATCAAGGTTCTTGATGCCCCAGGAGGTGGCAGTATGCTAGTGATGGAACATTTGGACATGAAGTATCTGAGCAG TCATGCTGCAAAGCTTGGAGCTCAGCTAGCAGATCTGCACCTAGAGAACAGGAGACTTGGAGAGGTGCTACAGAAGGAGTCCAGCATCGTGG GGAGAGGAGGTGGACAGGTGGAACGGCCTTTTATAGACCAGTTTGGGTTTGACGTGGTGACGTGCTGTGGATATCTTCCTCAG GTGAATGACTGGCAGAAAGACTGGGTCTCATTCTATGCCCAGCAGCGCATTCAGCCCCAAATGGACATGGTGGAAAAAGGGTCTGGGGACAGGGAGGCCCTTGAGCTCTGGTCTGCTATGCAG TTGAAGATCCCTGACCTGTTCCTTGATCTGGACATCGTCCCAGCCCTGCTCCATGGAGATCTTTGGGGAGGAAATGTAGCAGAGGATTCCTCTGGGCCCATCATTTTTGACCCAGCTTCTTTCTATGGCCACTCAGAGTATGAGCTGGCAATAGCCGGAATGTTTGGGGGCTTTAGTAGCTCCTTTTACTCTGCCTACCACAACAAGATCCCCAAGGCCCCTGGATTTGAGAAACGTCTGAAGTTGTATCAGCTTTTTCACTATTTGAACCACTGGAATCATTTTGGATCAGGGTATAGAGGGTCCTCTCTCAACATCATGAGGAATCTCATCAAGTGA
- the LOC136403160 gene encoding ketosamine-3-kinase isoform X1, which yields MEELLRRELGTSSVKATGHSGGGCISQGQSYDTERGRVFVKVNPKAEAKRMFEGEMASLTAILKTGTVKVPQPIKVLDAPGGGSMLVMEHLDMKYLSSHAAKLGAQLADLHLENRRLGEVLQKESSIVGRGGGQVERPFIDQFGFDVVTCCGYLPQVNDWQKDWVSFYAQQRIQPQMDMVEKGSGDREALELWSAMQLKIPDLFLDLDIVPALLHGDLWGGNVAEDSSGPIIFDPASFYGHSEYELAIAGMFGGFSSSFYSAYHNKIPKAPGFEKRLKLYQLFHYLNHWNHFGSGYRGSSLNIMRNLINGFNDARDYCPHLNHNQA from the exons ATGGAGGAGCTGCTGAGGCGGGAACTGGGCACAAGCTCCGTGAAGGCCACGGGTCACTCGGGGGGCGGGTGCATTAGCCAGGGCCAGAGTTACGACACGGAGAGAGGACGAGTGTTTGTGAAAGTGAACCCCAAGGCGGAG GCTAAAAGAATGTTTGAAGGTGAGATGGCAAGTTTAACTGCCATCCTGAAAACAGGCACAGTGAAAGTGCCCCAACCCATCAAGGTTCTTGATGCCCCAGGAGGTGGCAGTATGCTAGTGATGGAACATTTGGACATGAAGTATCTGAGCAG TCATGCTGCAAAGCTTGGAGCTCAGCTAGCAGATCTGCACCTAGAGAACAGGAGACTTGGAGAGGTGCTACAGAAGGAGTCCAGCATCGTGG GGAGAGGAGGTGGACAGGTGGAACGGCCTTTTATAGACCAGTTTGGGTTTGACGTGGTGACGTGCTGTGGATATCTTCCTCAG GTGAATGACTGGCAGAAAGACTGGGTCTCATTCTATGCCCAGCAGCGCATTCAGCCCCAAATGGACATGGTGGAAAAAGGGTCTGGGGACAGGGAGGCCCTTGAGCTCTGGTCTGCTATGCAG TTGAAGATCCCTGACCTGTTCCTTGATCTGGACATCGTCCCAGCCCTGCTCCATGGAGATCTTTGGGGAGGAAATGTAGCAGAGGATTCCTCTGGGCCCATCATTTTTGACCCAGCTTCTTTCTATGGCCACTCAGAGTATGAGCTGGCAATAGCCGGAATGTTTGGGGGCTTTAGTAGCTCCTTTTACTCTGCCTACCACAACAAGATCCCCAAGGCCCCTGGATTTGAGAAACGTCTGAAGTTGTATCAGCTTTTTCACTATTTGAACCACTGGAATCATTTTGGATCAGGGTATAGAGGGTCCTCTCTCAACATCATGAGGAATCTCATCAA TGGTTTCAATGATGCAAGAGATTATTGCCCTCATTTAAATCataatcaagcctga